A genomic window from Paucibacter sp. KCTC 42545 includes:
- a CDS encoding ANTAR domain-containing response regulator, whose protein sequence is MPSLPPDTPVLRVLLINDGAHHLQLIQQELAAQGCEVVGVIAEATLIHDCVLRLQPDVVIVDSASPSRDTLENLATLNERMPRPVLVFSESSHDDPMRHALKAGVSAYVVAGLQSGRLAGVMQVAIARFEQDLALRQELGRAQAQLAGRKCIEKAKGILMRELTLDEDGAYRQMRRMAMDRGMPLVELADRIIDAHSLLRPI, encoded by the coding sequence ATGCCAAGCCTGCCACCCGACACCCCGGTGCTGCGCGTGCTGTTGATCAACGACGGCGCCCACCACCTGCAGCTGATCCAGCAAGAGCTGGCGGCGCAGGGCTGCGAGGTGGTGGGGGTGATTGCCGAGGCCACCTTGATTCACGACTGCGTGCTGCGCCTGCAGCCCGATGTGGTGATTGTGGACAGCGCCTCGCCCTCGCGGGACACCCTGGAGAACCTGGCCACCCTCAACGAACGCATGCCGCGCCCGGTGCTGGTGTTCTCGGAAAGCAGTCACGATGACCCAATGCGCCATGCCCTCAAGGCCGGCGTCAGCGCCTATGTGGTGGCGGGCCTGCAAAGCGGGCGTCTGGCCGGCGTGATGCAGGTGGCGATTGCCCGCTTCGAGCAAGATCTGGCCCTGCGCCAGGAACTGGGCCGCGCCCAGGCCCAGCTGGCCGGGCGCAAGTGCATTGAAAAGGCCAAAGGCATCCTGATGCGCGAGCTCACGCTGGACGAAGACGGCGCCTATCGCCAGATGCGCCGCATGGCCATGGACCGCGGCATGCCGCTGGTGGAACTGGCCGACCGCATCATCGACGCACACAGCCTCTTGCGCCCGATTTGA
- a CDS encoding sensor histidine kinase, producing MGFNSAPARLGAAALLLAAAGALAHGADGTARGWVGPALLSTAALALAWRRGLPPPALPEPQPSAAATAVAQQSLAIALAQLEHLPVAAWLQTGESQLKPLSSRARRLQAPGGVRDVAALQQLLLTQTHSGPVLLDTERGSDERWQLRRQPLALDGQAQVLLVLVPLEQALESESLLAWQQLVQVLTHEIMNSLTPIQSLSQTTLLLLDEQDEGPAAHPVSSSTDSRAEMRQALQAIALRAQSLSSFVRNYRRVSQWPAPQLAPVDLGALMARLQQAVGPAWLARGGAVSFELATAGLRLQADAGQLEQALLALLRNAEQATWGLAAPRLWVKCAQGRGGRLLISVRDNGAGVPAGLERQIFLPFFSAREQGAEAEGRAGQEGQAGQAGQGIGLTVVRQLVNGMGGRVRHVRPLEGGAAFVLSF from the coding sequence ATGGGCTTTAACTCCGCACCGGCCCGGCTGGGCGCCGCCGCGCTGCTGCTCGCGGCCGCCGGAGCACTGGCCCATGGTGCTGACGGCACAGCGCGCGGCTGGGTCGGCCCGGCCCTGCTGAGTACAGCAGCGCTGGCCCTGGCCTGGCGGCGCGGCTTGCCGCCACCAGCCTTGCCCGAGCCCCAGCCCAGTGCCGCCGCCACCGCCGTGGCCCAACAAAGCCTGGCCATCGCGCTGGCCCAGCTGGAACACCTGCCCGTGGCTGCCTGGCTGCAAACGGGTGAGAGCCAGCTCAAGCCCTTGAGCAGCCGCGCCCGCCGCCTGCAAGCGCCCGGCGGCGTGCGCGATGTGGCGGCACTGCAGCAGCTCTTGCTCACCCAAACGCATAGCGGGCCGGTGCTGCTGGACACCGAGCGCGGCAGCGATGAACGTTGGCAGCTGCGCCGCCAGCCCTTGGCGCTGGACGGCCAAGCCCAGGTGCTGCTGGTGCTGGTGCCGCTGGAGCAAGCGCTGGAGAGTGAGTCGCTGCTGGCCTGGCAGCAACTGGTGCAGGTGCTGACGCATGAGATCATGAACTCGCTCACACCGATTCAAAGCCTCAGCCAGACCACCCTGCTCCTGCTGGATGAGCAAGACGAGGGCCCGGCCGCGCATCCCGTCAGTTCGAGCACAGACAGCCGCGCCGAGATGCGCCAGGCGCTGCAAGCGATTGCCTTGCGGGCGCAGAGCTTGTCCAGCTTTGTGCGCAACTACCGGCGCGTCAGCCAATGGCCGGCGCCGCAACTGGCGCCGGTGGACTTGGGCGCCCTGATGGCGCGCTTGCAGCAGGCCGTGGGCCCCGCCTGGCTGGCGCGCGGCGGGGCCGTCAGCTTCGAGCTGGCCACGGCGGGCCTGCGCTTGCAGGCCGATGCCGGACAACTGGAGCAAGCCCTCCTGGCCCTGCTGCGCAATGCCGAGCAAGCCACCTGGGGACTGGCCGCGCCACGGCTCTGGGTCAAGTGCGCGCAAGGGCGCGGCGGGCGGCTGCTGATCAGCGTGCGCGACAACGGCGCCGGTGTGCCCGCCGGCCTGGAGCGACAAATCTTTCTGCCCTTTTTCAGCGCGCGCGAGCAGGGCGCCGAGGCTGAGGGAAGGGCCGGCCAGGAAGGTCAAGCCGGCCAAGCAGGACAAGGCATAGGCCTGACCGTCGTGCGCCAGCTCGTCAACGGCATGGGCGGCCGGGTGCGGCATGTGCGGCCGCTGGAAGGTGGCGCGGCCTTTGTGCTGAGTTTTTGA
- a CDS encoding response regulator, with product MPAAELLSPTILLLDDDPDVGLAAQLLLQRRVAPLTCLRRPAELLPAINRLRPALLLLDLNFGPGRSDGAQGLRLLAEVQALADPPLVVVLTAYADIDLAVQALRKGAYDFLTKPWDNVRLIATCREALAQGATASTEPPRSLTPPAPEQEAPRSLAAQERAAVLAAMAQAEGNLSAAARLLGLSRAALYRRLDKHGL from the coding sequence ATGCCCGCCGCTGAACTGCTTTCCCCCACCATCTTGCTGCTCGACGACGACCCCGATGTGGGTCTGGCCGCGCAGCTCTTGCTGCAGCGCCGGGTAGCGCCGCTGACCTGCTTGCGCCGCCCGGCCGAGCTGCTGCCGGCCATCAACCGCCTGCGCCCCGCCCTGCTGCTGCTGGACCTCAACTTCGGCCCCGGCCGCAGCGACGGCGCCCAAGGCCTGCGCCTGCTGGCCGAGGTGCAAGCCCTGGCCGATCCGCCACTGGTCGTCGTGTTGACGGCTTACGCCGACATCGACCTGGCCGTGCAAGCCCTGCGCAAGGGCGCTTACGACTTCCTCACCAAGCCTTGGGACAATGTGCGCCTGATCGCCACTTGCCGCGAAGCGCTGGCGCAGGGCGCAACAGCCAGCACTGAGCCGCCCAGGTCCTTGACGCCGCCCGCGCCGGAGCAAGAAGCCCCGCGCTCCCTGGCGGCGCAGGAACGCGCCGCCGTGCTGGCGGCCATGGCACAGGCCGAGGGCAATCTGAGCGCCGCCGCGCGCTTGCTGGGCTTGTCACGCGCAGCGCTCTACCGTCGCCTGGATAAACATGGGCTTTAA